One stretch of Streptomyces peucetius DNA includes these proteins:
- a CDS encoding acetylornithine transaminase encodes MTAEHTMPLTDRWEAVMMDTYGTPPVALVEGEGSRVRDESGRAYTDFTGGIAVNTLGHAHPAVVAAVGEQVARLGHVSNLFVSEPAVALAERLLGLTGRPGKVFFANSGTEAVEAAFKIARRTGRPRIVATEGGFHGRTMGALALTGQPAKRDPFLPLPGGVTHVPFGDTEALRAAVTEQTAAVVVEPIQGEAGVVPAPAGYLRAAREITRASGSLLVVDEVQTGIGRTGRWFAHQAAEGTDPDVVTLAKGLGGGLPIGATMAFGPAAALLGPGQHGSTFGGNPVTCAAGLAVLETVEAQGLLSRAVRTGELLRHGIEDLRHPLVREVRGAGLLLGVELTEPVAQRVRQTAQDAGFLVNAAGAQTVRLSPALTVTEVEVKELVAALPSILDA; translated from the coding sequence ATGACCGCCGAGCACACCATGCCGCTCACCGACCGCTGGGAGGCGGTCATGATGGACACGTACGGCACTCCCCCGGTGGCCCTGGTCGAAGGGGAGGGCAGCCGGGTCCGGGACGAATCGGGGCGCGCCTACACCGACTTCACCGGCGGCATCGCGGTCAACACGCTCGGACACGCCCATCCCGCGGTGGTGGCCGCGGTCGGTGAGCAGGTCGCCCGGCTGGGCCATGTGTCGAACCTCTTCGTCTCCGAGCCGGCGGTCGCTCTCGCGGAGCGGCTGCTCGGCCTGACGGGCCGGCCGGGGAAGGTCTTCTTCGCGAACTCCGGTACGGAGGCGGTCGAGGCGGCCTTCAAGATCGCCCGCCGGACGGGCCGGCCGCGCATCGTGGCGACGGAGGGCGGTTTCCACGGCCGCACCATGGGGGCCCTGGCCCTCACGGGCCAGCCCGCGAAGCGTGACCCGTTCCTGCCGCTGCCCGGCGGGGTGACGCATGTGCCGTTCGGGGACACGGAGGCCCTGCGCGCTGCGGTCACGGAGCAGACCGCCGCGGTCGTCGTCGAGCCGATCCAGGGCGAGGCGGGCGTCGTGCCCGCTCCGGCCGGGTATCTGCGGGCCGCCCGTGAGATCACCCGTGCCTCGGGGAGCCTGCTCGTCGTGGACGAGGTCCAGACCGGTATCGGCCGTACCGGCCGCTGGTTCGCCCATCAGGCGGCGGAGGGGACCGACCCGGACGTGGTGACGCTGGCCAAGGGCCTCGGCGGCGGCCTGCCGATCGGGGCCACCATGGCGTTCGGCCCGGCCGCCGCGCTGCTGGGCCCCGGTCAGCACGGCTCCACCTTCGGGGGCAACCCGGTGACGTGCGCGGCGGGTCTCGCCGTACTGGAGACCGTCGAGGCACAGGGGCTGCTGTCCCGTGCCGTACGGACGGGTGAGCTGCTGCGGCACGGGATCGAGGACCTGAGGCATCCCCTGGTCCGTGAAGTGCGCGGCGCGGGCCTGCTGTTGGGCGTGGAGCTCACCGAACCCGTGGCCCAGCGTGTCCGGCAGACGGCCCAGGACGCCGGATTCCTCGTCAATGCCGCCGGCGCCCAGACCGTGCGGCTGTCTCCGGCTCTGACCGTCACGGAGGTGGAGGTCAAGGAGCTGGTGGCGGCGCTGCCGTCGATCCTCGACGCCTGA
- the argB gene encoding acetylglutamate kinase, whose amino-acid sequence MPAAVGGPVAVAGRPAVEPPRPAQLRGRTVVIKFGGNAMGDDALQQAFARDVVELWHAGLRPVVVHGGGPQISRMLDRLGLEVRFEAGLRVTTPEAMDVVRMVLTGRVQRELVGAINAHGPFAVGMSGEDAHTMTAVRRTARVDGRPVDIGLVGDIVAVDPETVRALLDQGRIPVVSPVARGADGQVYNVNADLAASALAVALGAERLVVLTDVEGLYADWPHSTEVIERLTAAELDELLPGLASGMLPKMEGCLRAVRSGVGRADVLDGRVPHAVLNGILAEKSPGTTVVPDDGPHTPGDEEDGA is encoded by the coding sequence ATGCCTGCCGCCGTCGGAGGGCCCGTCGCCGTGGCCGGGCGGCCCGCCGTGGAACCGCCCCGGCCGGCGCAGCTCCGGGGCCGGACGGTCGTCATCAAGTTCGGCGGCAACGCCATGGGGGACGACGCCCTCCAGCAGGCGTTCGCGCGCGACGTCGTGGAGCTGTGGCACGCCGGGCTGCGCCCGGTCGTAGTGCACGGCGGCGGCCCGCAGATCAGCAGGATGCTCGACCGCCTCGGGCTCGAGGTGCGTTTCGAGGCGGGCCTGAGAGTGACCACTCCGGAGGCCATGGACGTGGTCCGGATGGTGCTGACGGGGCGGGTCCAGCGGGAGCTCGTCGGCGCGATCAACGCCCACGGCCCCTTCGCCGTGGGCATGTCGGGCGAGGACGCGCACACCATGACCGCCGTACGCCGCACGGCCCGGGTCGACGGGCGGCCGGTGGACATCGGCCTCGTCGGCGACATCGTGGCCGTGGACCCGGAGACCGTAAGGGCGCTGCTGGACCAGGGCCGTATCCCGGTCGTCTCCCCCGTCGCACGGGGCGCGGACGGGCAGGTCTACAACGTCAACGCCGATCTCGCGGCGTCGGCGCTGGCCGTCGCCCTCGGCGCCGAGCGGCTCGTGGTGCTCACCGACGTCGAGGGCCTGTACGCCGACTGGCCCCACAGCACCGAGGTCATCGAGCGCCTGACGGCCGCCGAACTGGACGAGCTGCTCCCGGGGCTGGCGAGCGGGATGCTCCCGAAGATGGAGGGCTGCCTCCGGGCGGTCCGGTCCGGTGTGGGCCGGGCGGACGTCCTCGACGGCCGGGTGCCGCACGCGGTGCTGAACGGCATCCTCGCCGAGAAGAGCCCCGGGACCACGGTCGTCCCCGACGACGGGCCCCACACCCCCGGCGACGAGGAGGACGGCGCATGA
- the argJ gene encoding bifunctional glutamate N-acetyltransferase/amino-acid acetyltransferase ArgJ: MTVTSARGFRASGVSAGIKESGGPDLALVVNQGPSQAAAGVFTSNRVQAAPVRWSRQALADGRLSAVVLNSGGANACTGPTGEGDARLMAQRAARAVGAGPDEVAVCSTGLIGVPLPMDRVVAGIDAAAEALSPDGGEAAAVAIKTTDSVRKTAVVSRSGWTVGGMAKGAGMLAPGLATMLVVLTTDADASAPLLDSALRAAVATTFDRVDSDGCMSTNDTVLLLASGASGVVPQAAEFTEAVHAVCLDLAGQLVSDAEGASKEIEVAVVGAASEADAVTVGRSVARNNLLKCALHGEDPNWGRVLSAIGTTDAVFDPDRLDVAINGVWVCRNGAAAEPREEADLSTRRITVTVDLRSGDASAVIWTNDLTAEYVHENSAYSS; this comes from the coding sequence GTGACCGTGACCTCTGCCCGGGGATTCCGTGCGAGCGGGGTGAGCGCCGGCATCAAGGAGTCCGGCGGCCCGGACCTCGCCCTGGTGGTGAACCAGGGGCCGTCACAGGCCGCCGCCGGGGTCTTCACCTCCAACCGCGTACAGGCGGCACCGGTGCGCTGGTCGCGGCAGGCGCTCGCCGACGGCCGGCTGTCCGCCGTGGTCCTCAACTCCGGTGGCGCCAACGCGTGCACGGGGCCGACGGGCGAGGGCGACGCACGGCTGATGGCTCAGCGCGCGGCGCGCGCGGTCGGAGCCGGCCCCGACGAGGTGGCGGTGTGCTCCACCGGGCTCATCGGCGTACCGCTGCCCATGGACCGGGTCGTGGCCGGCATCGATGCCGCCGCCGAGGCCCTGTCGCCCGACGGCGGCGAGGCCGCGGCCGTGGCGATCAAGACGACGGACTCGGTGCGCAAGACCGCAGTGGTGTCCCGGTCCGGCTGGACGGTGGGCGGCATGGCGAAGGGCGCGGGCATGCTCGCGCCCGGGCTCGCCACCATGCTGGTGGTGCTCACCACGGACGCCGACGCGAGCGCGCCGCTGCTCGACTCCGCCCTGCGCGCCGCCGTGGCCACCACGTTCGACCGGGTGGACTCGGACGGTTGCATGTCCACCAACGACACCGTTCTGCTGCTCGCGTCGGGCGCCTCGGGCGTGGTGCCTCAGGCCGCTGAGTTCACCGAGGCCGTGCACGCCGTCTGCCTCGACCTGGCAGGGCAGTTGGTGTCGGACGCCGAGGGGGCGTCCAAGGAGATCGAGGTGGCGGTCGTCGGTGCGGCGTCGGAGGCCGATGCCGTGACGGTGGGCCGCTCGGTGGCCAGGAACAACCTTCTCAAGTGCGCGCTCCACGGGGAGGACCCCAACTGGGGCCGGGTGCTGTCCGCGATCGGCACGACGGACGCCGTCTTCGACCCCGACCGGCTGGACGTGGCGATCAACGGCGTGTGGGTCTGCCGGAACGGCGCGGCCGCAGAGCCCCGGGAGGAGGCCGACCTGTCAACGCGCCGGATCACCGTCACGGTCGATCTGCGCTCGGGCGACGCGTCGGCGGTCATCTGGACCAACGACCTCACCGCCGAGTACGTCCACGAGAACAGCGCCTACAGTTCATGA
- the argC gene encoding N-acetyl-gamma-glutamyl-phosphate reductase, with amino-acid sequence MTVRVAVAGASGYAGGEILRLLTSHPGVEIGAVTAHSSAGRTLGEVQPQLAALAHRVLEETSASTLRGHDVVFLALPHGRSASLAAELEPGTLVVDCGADFRLREPADWQRFYGTEHAGTWPYGLPELPGARDELRGTTRIAVPGCYPTAITLALYPAYAERLVEPEAVIVASSGTSGAGRALKPRLLGSEVMGAMSPYGVGGGHRHTPEVAQNLSRVANERVTVSFTPTLAPMPRGILATCSARLRPHVAFDGRTDEVREVFGAAYADEPFVRLLPDGQWPSTGAVLGSNTVQVQVAVDAAARRLICVSAVDNLTKGTAGGAVQSMNVALGLPERLGLPTNGVAP; translated from the coding sequence ATGACCGTACGGGTCGCGGTGGCCGGAGCCAGTGGCTACGCCGGCGGGGAGATCCTGCGTCTGCTGACCTCGCATCCCGGGGTGGAGATCGGGGCCGTGACGGCGCACAGCAGCGCGGGCCGGACGCTCGGGGAGGTGCAGCCCCAGCTGGCCGCCCTGGCCCACCGGGTGCTGGAGGAGACGTCGGCGAGCACGCTGCGCGGGCACGACGTGGTGTTCCTCGCGCTGCCCCACGGCCGGTCCGCCTCCCTGGCAGCGGAGTTGGAGCCCGGCACGCTGGTCGTGGACTGCGGCGCGGACTTCCGCCTCCGTGAACCGGCCGACTGGCAGCGGTTCTACGGCACCGAGCACGCGGGGACCTGGCCGTACGGTCTGCCGGAACTTCCCGGAGCCCGCGACGAACTGAGAGGCACCACGCGCATCGCCGTACCCGGCTGCTACCCCACGGCGATCACCCTGGCCCTCTACCCCGCCTACGCGGAACGGCTGGTGGAACCCGAGGCCGTGATCGTCGCGTCGAGCGGCACCTCGGGAGCGGGTCGCGCCCTCAAGCCACGGCTGCTCGGCTCCGAGGTGATGGGCGCGATGAGCCCGTACGGGGTGGGCGGCGGCCACCGGCACACCCCGGAGGTGGCGCAGAACCTGTCCCGGGTGGCGAACGAGCGGGTGACCGTGTCCTTCACACCGACCCTTGCCCCCATGCCGCGCGGCATTCTCGCCACCTGCTCGGCCCGGCTCCGCCCCCATGTCGCCTTCGACGGCCGCACGGACGAGGTGCGGGAGGTGTTCGGGGCCGCGTACGCGGACGAGCCGTTCGTCCGGCTGTTGCCGGACGGCCAGTGGCCGTCCACGGGCGCGGTGCTGGGCTCCAACACCGTGCAAGTGCAGGTGGCCGTCGATGCGGCCGCCCGCCGGCTGATCTGCGTGAGCGCAGTCGACAACCTCACCAAGGGCACCGCGGGTGGCGCGGTGCAGAGCATGAACGTCGCCCTCGGCCTGCCGGAACGGCTTGGCCTGCCCACGAACGGAGTGGCTCCGTGA
- a CDS encoding isochorismatase family protein: MGLPVIASYSMPDRAALPRSCASWSIDPERAALLVLDMQNHFVRAFPAQRSPVVELVENIAALRELAGTLGMPVVFSAEPAAQLPGQRGLVADVWGPGIGDEPEESAIVERLTPRPGEHVLPNVRPNAFLRSHLGRLLRSQGRDQIVVCGVYAHLGVLLTAADAFMNDIQPFVVADAVADFSAEEHSMALRWAARSGVVCTTDALLRDLLLGRVPRDA; the protein is encoded by the coding sequence ATGGGTTTGCCGGTCATCGCGTCCTACTCCATGCCCGACCGCGCCGCCCTGCCCCGTTCGTGCGCCTCCTGGTCCATCGACCCCGAACGCGCGGCGCTGCTTGTCCTCGACATGCAGAACCACTTCGTACGGGCCTTCCCGGCACAGCGGTCGCCGGTCGTGGAGCTCGTCGAGAACATCGCAGCGCTGCGCGAACTCGCCGGAACGCTCGGCATGCCGGTCGTCTTCAGCGCCGAGCCGGCCGCCCAACTCCCCGGCCAGCGCGGCCTCGTCGCCGACGTCTGGGGTCCCGGCATCGGTGACGAACCCGAGGAGTCCGCGATCGTCGAGAGGCTCACGCCCCGCCCCGGCGAACACGTGCTGCCCAATGTGCGCCCCAACGCCTTCCTCCGCAGCCACCTCGGCCGGCTGCTGCGCTCCCAGGGCCGCGACCAGATCGTCGTCTGCGGCGTGTACGCGCACCTCGGCGTCCTGCTGACCGCGGCGGACGCCTTCATGAACGACATCCAGCCCTTCGTCGTCGCCGACGCCGTGGCCGACTTCTCCGCCGAGGAACACTCCATGGCCCTGCGCTGGGCCGCACGCAGCGGCGTGGTCTGCACGACCGACGCCCTGCTGCGCGACCTGCTGCTCGGCCGGGTCCCACGAGACGCCTGA
- a CDS encoding siderophore-interacting protein produces MGHGWQGAVLRLMRGKDFTFTVRAGERVSDRLHRVSFTDGGMLRATGTHPTMWVRLWFDNDGRPHQRGYTLVDADPSAGTFGIDFALHAGCASDWARSARPGDTVEATVQGSEFTVPDPLPSRLLVVGDPASRPAIDSLLEAMPLTPATVWFETTHPLDDDHLPRGGGVHHEVIRVPRRDDGAHLAETVRQALPGLLDDDSYLWIACDTTTTRFLASFARRQLSLPKERLHALGYWRAA; encoded by the coding sequence ATGGGACACGGCTGGCAAGGCGCCGTCCTCAGACTCATGCGAGGCAAGGACTTCACCTTCACCGTGCGGGCCGGCGAACGGGTCTCCGACCGCCTCCACCGCGTCTCCTTCACCGACGGAGGCATGCTCCGGGCGACGGGCACCCATCCGACGATGTGGGTCCGTCTCTGGTTCGACAACGACGGCCGGCCCCATCAGCGTGGATACACCCTCGTGGACGCGGACCCGTCCGCCGGCACGTTCGGCATCGACTTCGCCCTGCACGCGGGGTGCGCCAGCGACTGGGCCCGTAGCGCCCGCCCGGGCGACACGGTCGAAGCGACGGTCCAGGGCTCGGAGTTCACCGTGCCGGACCCCCTGCCGTCACGCCTCCTCGTGGTCGGCGATCCGGCCTCCCGGCCCGCCATCGACTCCCTGCTGGAAGCGATGCCGCTCACGCCCGCCACTGTGTGGTTCGAGACGACCCACCCGCTGGACGACGACCACCTCCCCCGTGGGGGCGGCGTGCACCACGAGGTCATCCGCGTGCCGCGGCGGGACGACGGCGCACACCTGGCGGAGACGGTGCGGCAGGCGCTGCCGGGCCTCCTGGACGACGACTCCTATCTGTGGATCGCCTGCGACACCACGACCACCCGCTTCCTGGCCTCCTTCGCACGGCGGCAACTCAGTCTGCCGAAAGAGCGGTTGCACGCTCTCGGCTACTGGCGGGCGGCCTGA
- a CDS encoding DUF2470 domain-containing protein → MSTHADTAPPEPTAAAAAESVRSVLARAVSLSLTTAGQSYDLIGMHSVSTRGRITLHPRTCSPLERQAAGAPRGSLAALLEFTDIAPTAVRDRVRARVTVSGWLAPAGDGGLRLDIARVTLRTPAGTADVGLDEFTLAEPDPLAVEEAAMLTHLTDAHGELTDELLGLAGPDCRPA, encoded by the coding sequence TTGAGCACCCACGCCGACACCGCCCCGCCCGAACCGACCGCCGCCGCAGCCGCCGAGAGCGTGCGCAGCGTACTGGCCCGTGCGGTCTCGCTGTCCCTCACCACCGCCGGGCAGTCCTACGACCTGATCGGCATGCATTCCGTCAGCACCAGGGGGCGGATCACGCTCCACCCCAGGACCTGCAGCCCGTTGGAGCGCCAGGCCGCCGGCGCGCCGCGCGGCAGCCTCGCCGCCCTGCTGGAGTTCACCGACATCGCGCCCACCGCCGTCCGGGACCGCGTGCGGGCCAGAGTGACGGTCTCCGGATGGCTCGCCCCGGCGGGCGACGGCGGCCTGCGGCTCGACATCGCACGCGTCACCCTGCGGACACCGGCGGGCACGGCGGACGTCGGGCTCGACGAGTTCACCCTCGCCGAGCCCGACCCGCTCGCCGTCGAGGAGGCCGCGATGCTCACCCATCTCACCGACGCCCACGGGGAGTTGACGGACGAGCTACTGGGGCTCGCGGGCCCCGACTGCCGGCCGGCATGA
- a CDS encoding peptidoglycan-binding domain-containing protein, with translation MKLKSAALGAATVLLFGLGAAAPAAGAAPVQQGTADRAPCPETHSHPEISMGSTGTAVRHAQCLLQHGAGYKNVEIDGIFGRITDIAVRDAQSRCGVDVDGIVGPDTWWCLHAFNQ, from the coding sequence ATGAAGCTCAAGTCGGCGGCTCTGGGAGCCGCCACCGTCCTGCTCTTCGGTCTGGGAGCCGCGGCTCCGGCCGCCGGCGCCGCCCCCGTGCAGCAGGGCACGGCCGACAGAGCCCCGTGTCCGGAGACCCACAGCCATCCGGAGATCAGCATGGGCAGCACGGGCACCGCCGTCCGGCACGCGCAGTGCCTGCTCCAGCACGGCGCGGGCTACAAGAACGTGGAGATCGACGGGATCTTCGGCCGTATCACCGACATCGCCGTGCGGGACGCGCAGTCCCGGTGCGGCGTCGACGTCGACGGCATCGTCGGCCCGGACACCTGGTGGTGCCTGCACGCCTTCAACCAGTGA
- a CDS encoding PhoX family protein: protein MRDDATTNAATNATDTMGTADTTRPSPPGMNRRGVLTGGALAAAGLLGLGIPQAAAAAAAPPGRSGAGPIGPSDFTAVPASEADTVTVPAGFTADVLAPWGLALRASGPRWRAGGGNTAAEQTVQIGSHHHGLQFFPTAKGAAGSRQGLLVINHETADRALLGGGDDKALAAQGISVVAVRETGGRWQAVDSTRNRRITGDTPVRFSGPVTVDRTARGVLACSGHGVTPWGTYLAAEENFNAFFGTDDPGWRRSEADVRYGLSATGFGHSWHRADPRFDLASAEARPKEFGWVVEFDPGDPSSVPVKRTALGRFMHGGATVTEAAGRVVVHSTDAEDGEYLYKYVSDGGWRELRAAGRSPLDHGTLYVARISPDGTGEWLPLRHGQGPLTRAAGWRDQADVLLRARLAADALGATPLGRPERVAVGPAGDVYLALANSNGGSPCAHPGGGGVPSSAGFAPQGDPYGRIIRWQENHEEQGTGEHAFRWQEFLTVGDPLPASDSAFAAPKGLWFGADGTLWISTGICGDDLHGPSPAHREAGNNALLAADTATGAVRRFLTAPRGAEVTGVTATPDGRTLFVNIQHPGERTARWGAPDAGDPGAVSTWPNGPADGRPRSATVAVHRTA from the coding sequence ATGCGCGACGACGCCACGACGAACGCCGCGACGAACGCCACGGACACCATGGGCACCGCGGACACCACGCGCCCTTCACCGCCCGGCATGAACCGCCGTGGTGTTCTCACCGGCGGCGCTCTGGCGGCCGCCGGGCTGCTGGGCCTGGGCATCCCGCAGGCCGCGGCGGCCGCCGCCGCGCCGCCCGGACGGTCCGGCGCCGGCCCCATCGGCCCGTCGGACTTCACCGCGGTTCCCGCGAGCGAGGCGGACACCGTCACCGTCCCCGCCGGATTCACGGCGGACGTCCTGGCCCCGTGGGGTCTGGCACTGCGCGCCTCCGGGCCGCGGTGGCGCGCGGGCGGCGGGAACACGGCGGCCGAGCAAACCGTGCAGATCGGCAGCCATCACCACGGCCTCCAGTTCTTCCCCACGGCGAAGGGCGCGGCAGGCAGCCGCCAGGGACTGCTGGTGATCAACCACGAGACGGCCGACCGCGCGCTGCTCGGCGGCGGGGACGACAAGGCACTCGCCGCCCAGGGCATCTCCGTGGTGGCGGTAAGGGAGACCGGCGGACGCTGGCAGGCCGTGGACTCGACCCGCAACCGGAGGATCACGGGCGACACGCCGGTGCGGTTCTCCGGCCCCGTGACCGTGGACCGCACGGCGCGCGGTGTGCTGGCGTGCAGCGGTCACGGCGTCACCCCGTGGGGCACGTATCTGGCCGCCGAGGAGAACTTCAACGCCTTCTTCGGCACCGACGACCCCGGATGGCGGCGGAGCGAGGCGGACGTGCGCTACGGGCTGTCCGCCACCGGCTTCGGCCACTCCTGGCACCGTGCCGACCCCCGGTTCGACCTGGCCTCCGCCGAGGCGCGGCCCAAGGAGTTCGGCTGGGTGGTCGAGTTCGACCCCGGCGACCCGTCGTCCGTGCCGGTCAAGCGCACCGCCCTCGGGCGCTTCATGCACGGCGGCGCCACGGTCACCGAGGCCGCCGGGCGTGTGGTGGTGCACAGCACGGACGCCGAGGACGGCGAGTACCTCTACAAGTACGTGAGCGACGGCGGTTGGCGCGAGCTGCGGGCGGCGGGCCGAAGCCCGCTCGACCACGGCACCCTGTACGTGGCGCGGATCTCTCCGGACGGCACGGGCGAGTGGCTGCCGCTGCGGCACGGACAGGGCCCGCTCACCCGTGCCGCGGGCTGGCGCGACCAGGCCGACGTCCTCCTGCGGGCCAGGCTCGCCGCGGACGCCCTCGGCGCGACACCGCTGGGGCGGCCGGAACGGGTCGCCGTCGGACCGGCCGGCGACGTGTATCTGGCGCTCGCCAACAGCAACGGCGGCTCGCCGTGCGCGCACCCGGGCGGAGGCGGCGTACCGTCCTCGGCCGGCTTCGCTCCGCAGGGCGACCCGTACGGGCGGATCATCCGGTGGCAGGAGAACCACGAGGAGCAGGGCACGGGGGAACATGCCTTCCGCTGGCAGGAGTTCCTCACCGTCGGTGACCCGCTGCCGGCGTCCGACAGCGCGTTCGCGGCGCCCAAGGGCCTGTGGTTCGGCGCGGACGGAACCCTCTGGATCTCCACCGGCATCTGTGGCGACGACCTGCACGGGCCCTCCCCCGCACACCGGGAGGCCGGGAACAACGCTTTGCTGGCCGCCGACACCGCCACGGGGGCGGTCCGGCGTTTCCTCACCGCCCCTCGTGGCGCCGAGGTCACCGGCGTCACCGCCACGCCGGACGGCCGGACCCTGTTCGTCAACATCCAGCACCCCGGCGAGCGCACGGCCCGCTGGGGCGCCCCGGACGCGGGCGATCCCGGTGCCGTCAGCACCTGGCCGAACGGCCCGGCCGACGGCAGGCCCCGCTCCGCCACCGTCGCCGTTCACCGCACCGCCTGA
- a CDS encoding peptidoglycan-binding protein: MASVTIEKRSTWAQHIIMGLLTLRKEGRDNQWFVDYYSKPPRESSRAWEPWRGGVFIHYMGSFFSFSPDSETDCRKKIAGMFPSHWEEAGDIEYNFLVCPHGTIYEGRGYERGEANGGAYIDVDRTRSLGRNTAFYSIQGMLAEDDRPTSAMLESMRNLVWHLRHELPDHQKAGGLIYPHSAGGWPTECPGTYLTPLAQQGEYLDPEPPSTGGGTKPPVPAPRLRIISRSGWGARPPRDVAKVPTSERTGFVVHYSAGPPSQTVRAIQNYHMDSNGWWDIGYNFLVDQGGRLYEGRGWYNEGAHTRGHNRTHIAVCFIGRNGDATPAAKRAIRSLYEKTNDVVGRTLSTTYHSALDSTQCPGDDLRSWVRSGMPVDGLSEVVGGGEAGTPGAMRTVSSQQEAVNGLGYTPALVVDGIFGPNTEAGVRWLQAKVGTDVDGIWGPMTEAAYRAYIGTGTSTNGLTSIRSVASQQRAVNGLGYSPALDVDGIFGPNTEAGVTWLQAKVGTTADGLWGPDTEAAYNDYTGGEATYSDGGLTTIRSVVYQQNAVNGLGYSPALVVDGIFGPDTEAGVTWLQAKVGVTADGLWGPDTEAAYGRYHDGARLTVDGEFGPRTVAATQQAVGATADGVWGPESVRALQRHLNTWADAGLVVDGDFGPGTVKALQQHLNSMTGAGLTLDGSFGPATVRALQTALNQGRL; the protein is encoded by the coding sequence ATGGCATCCGTCACCATAGAGAAGCGGTCCACCTGGGCCCAGCACATCATCATGGGCCTGTTGACCCTGAGGAAAGAGGGTCGCGACAACCAGTGGTTCGTCGACTACTACAGCAAGCCGCCACGCGAGTCCAGCCGCGCCTGGGAGCCCTGGAGAGGCGGCGTCTTCATTCACTACATGGGGAGCTTCTTCTCCTTCTCCCCCGACTCCGAGACCGACTGCCGCAAGAAGATCGCCGGGATGTTCCCGTCGCACTGGGAGGAGGCCGGGGACATCGAGTACAACTTCCTGGTCTGCCCGCACGGCACGATCTACGAGGGCCGGGGGTACGAGCGCGGTGAGGCGAACGGAGGCGCCTACATCGACGTGGACCGCACCCGCAGTCTCGGCAGGAACACCGCGTTCTATTCGATCCAGGGGATGCTGGCCGAGGACGACAGGCCCACGTCCGCGATGCTGGAGTCGATGCGGAATCTCGTCTGGCATCTGCGTCACGAACTCCCGGACCACCAGAAGGCGGGAGGCCTCATATATCCGCACAGCGCCGGCGGATGGCCCACCGAGTGCCCGGGCACGTACCTGACTCCGCTGGCGCAGCAGGGGGAATACCTCGACCCCGAGCCGCCGAGCACCGGCGGGGGCACCAAGCCGCCCGTCCCCGCGCCCCGGCTGCGGATCATCAGCCGGTCCGGCTGGGGTGCACGGCCGCCCCGTGACGTGGCGAAGGTACCCACGTCGGAGCGCACGGGATTCGTGGTGCACTACTCCGCGGGCCCGCCGAGCCAGACCGTACGGGCGATCCAGAACTACCACATGGACTCGAACGGCTGGTGGGACATCGGCTACAACTTCCTGGTCGACCAGGGCGGCCGGCTCTACGAGGGGCGCGGCTGGTACAACGAGGGCGCGCACACCCGCGGCCACAACAGAACACACATCGCGGTGTGCTTCATCGGCCGCAACGGTGACGCCACGCCCGCGGCGAAGCGGGCCATCCGCAGCCTTTACGAGAAGACCAACGACGTCGTCGGCCGGACCCTCTCGACGACGTACCACAGCGCGCTGGACTCCACCCAGTGCCCGGGTGACGACCTGCGGTCGTGGGTGCGTTCGGGGATGCCCGTGGACGGGCTGAGCGAGGTGGTGGGTGGCGGCGAAGCCGGTACACCGGGCGCCATGCGGACGGTCTCGTCCCAGCAGGAGGCCGTGAACGGCCTCGGATACACCCCGGCGCTCGTCGTCGACGGCATCTTCGGACCCAACACCGAAGCCGGCGTCAGATGGCTCCAGGCCAAGGTCGGCACGGATGTGGACGGCATCTGGGGGCCCATGACGGAGGCCGCCTACCGGGCGTACATCGGCACCGGCACCAGTACGAACGGGCTGACCTCGATCAGGTCGGTCGCATCGCAGCAGCGTGCCGTGAACGGCCTCGGGTACTCCCCGGCGCTCGACGTGGACGGCATCTTCGGACCCAACACCGAAGCCGGCGTCACATGGCTCCAGGCCAAGGTCGGCACCACCGCGGACGGGCTGTGGGGCCCCGACACCGAGGCCGCGTACAACGACTACACCGGCGGAGAGGCGACGTACTCCGACGGCGGGCTCACGACGATCCGCTCGGTCGTCTACCAGCAGAACGCGGTGAACGGCCTCGGGTACTCCCCCGCGCTCGTCGTCGACGGCATCTTCGGACCCGACACCGAAGCCGGCGTCACATGGCTCCAGGCCAAGGTCGGCGTCACCGCCGACGGACTGTGGGGTCCCGACACCGAGGCCGCGTACGGCCGTTACCACGACGGTGCCCGGCTGACCGTGGACGGTGAGTTCGGTCCGAGGACCGTCGCCGCGACCCAGCAGGCCGTCGGCGCCACCGCGGACGGCGTGTGGGGACCGGAGTCCGTACGCGCCCTGCAACGGCATCTGAACACCTGGGCCGACGCGGGCCTCGTCGTGGACGGCGACTTCGGTCCGGGCACGGTGAAGGCGCTGCAGCAGCACCTGAACAGCATGACCGGTGCCGGTCTCACCCTCGACGGAAGCTTCGGACCGGCCACGGTCAGGGCCCTGCAGACCGCTCTCAACCAGGGGAGGCTCTGA